In the Deltaproteobacteria bacterium genome, TTCGCCGTCCTCGACGACGCGGAATCTGTCCTCGGGAATCAGCAGCAAATCCATGAGCATGGCCTTGGCCTTGGCGTTGGTGACGACCACGGCCTCCGGGTACAGATCCAGGACCACGGCGATGGTCCCGGAATGGTCCTGTTCCGCATGCTGCGAAACCAGGTAGTCAAGCCTGTCCACGCCTTCCAGGTGCTCCAAGAGCGTATCGACCATGTCCGGGTCCACGGCGTCGATGAGCGCCGTCTTCTCGCTACCTTCAACCAGATAGGCGTTGTAGGTCGTGCCGTCCGGCAGGGGAACGAGCGCATCAAAAAGCCGCCGGTCCCAATGGACTGCGCCCATCCAGGACACACCCTTCGTGATTGTTTTTCTGCGCATCCGACTGTCCCTCCATTGTTGATCATCGTGAATATTTCGTTTCCGGCACGGCCCGGGCATTTGCGCGGGCTACCACCAAAATTCCGGATACCGCCGGTTTTTGGGGATATTGTTGACGGCCAGGGCGACCAGCACCAGAACCACGGCTCCAAGCCCGGCCGAAACAAAGGGGTACAGATATCCCAGATTGTGCACCGCATCCCCGCCGATAACGGCGATCAGCGCCGTGGCGCCGCCCGGAGGATGCAGGGTCTTGGTCAGGTGCATGAGGGCGATGGCCGTGGCCACGGCCACGGCGGCCGCCAGCCAGGGCGTGGAGCCCAGAGCCTGCTGCATGCATACACCAACCAGGGCGGAAAGGACATGCCCTCCGATCACATTTCTCGGTTGGGCCAGGGGGCTGCGGATGGCGCCATACACCAGCACGGCCGTGGCTCCGAAAGAACCGATCATGAGCGCCAGGCCGATCTGGTCCATGAGCCGGACGTGCAAAAGGCCCACGGCCGCGATACCCACGAACGCACCCACCCAGGACCACGCCACCTCGGCCAGGCCCACGCGTGGCGGGCTTTGCGTCGTGCCGCGCATTTTCTTGAAATACTCCACCG is a window encoding:
- a CDS encoding MBL fold metallo-hydrolase; the encoded protein is MRRKTITKGVSWMGAVHWDRRLFDALVPLPDGTTYNAYLVEGSEKTALIDAVDPDMVDTLLEHLEGVDRLDYLVSQHAEQDHSGTIAVVLDLYPEAVVVTNAKAKAMLMDLLLIPEDRFRVVEDGE
- a CDS encoding HPP family protein — its product is MEYFKKMRGTTQSPPRVGLAEVAWSWVGAFVGIAAVGLLHVRLMDQIGLALMIGSFGATAVLVYGAIRSPLAQPRNVIGGHVLSALVGVCMQQALGSTPWLAAAVAVATAIALMHLTKTLHPPGGATALIAVIGGDAVHNLGYLYPFVSAGLGAVVLVLVALAVNNIPKNRRYPEFWW